In Eisenibacter elegans DSM 3317, the genomic window GAGTAATATTACTCTGTGTTTCGCAGGAATGTTGCTTCACTCCGGTATTTGTTCGATAAAACGGGCACTCGTTTCGGTCAATGTTGATTCAGAGGAGATAAGGGCGCGACAGGCTCTAAGAAGGTTTTAGTCCATTCTAGGCCTGTCAAACCATTGGTAAGCTTGAGCAATATTATCAAAATATTGGGTGTCAAACCAAGCGCCTTCCCGTTCTTCCATCGCTTGTTCTACAGAGAGTTGCGTTACCAAATCAGTATTGACAATATAAGCCACCCTCCGTTGTCCTGCTTTGTATACCCTTGGGAACACCGTACTGGCTGACCATTGTTGCTCCTCTGGAGAGATGATGTAATTTAGTTCCCTCAAATCAATCAATACATTGGGGCAGCGGTATTGCTCCACAAAATCAACATACAACAACGAAAGTTGTTTGAACTCGCTCTTGGTCATTCTGGCGCTCTCGGCTAACCATTTAAGCGTAATAAGCCTTTGTGGAGCTGAGTAGTTTAGCTCTCCATATCGCAATAATGGATGACTAGGTGTTGGCTTCATCATCATTAAGCTCGGATTAGTGATTTTTGGTGCTTTATATAACTTTCGCTACTCCCTTTTGCATAGCTACCCCCTTTTATGGATGAGAAAAATTGTACTAGGTATTAGGCTTCCAAGTACATAAAAGCACTTTTTGGGCAGCATCCCAGCGCCACTCCACCTACTCAACAGTGTATAGTGGATGTGATATTTTTCTGACTTTTATAAAGTTACTGCTTTGTCTTGATAATTCCAAAGGCTGATACTGATTTTCTTGTTTGAGGTATTTGCCTGCCAACATCTGATATTTTTGTAGCAGGTTTTCAAAAATCAAGGGCTTAGGTTTGAAGCCAATACGATTATTTGCCTAATTTTGCTGTCTACCTATCGGTTTTGCATTTTTAAGTTTGAATTAGACCTCTATGCTTCGTACTCATACTTGCGGCGAACTACGCCTCACTCATATTGGCCAAGAAGTAACGCTCTGTGGCTGGGTTCAGCGTGTGCGCGACAAAGGCCGCGTACTTTGGGCGGATCTACGCGACCGCTATGGCCTTACCCAGCTCCAAGCCGAAGAGGGCATCAGCAGCCCCGAAATCATTGCGCAAATGCGCTCCCTTGGGCGCGAGTTTGTCATTGCGGCTACCGGCACGGTAATAGAGCGCATTTCCAAAAACCCTGACATGCCTACCGGCGACATCGAAATCAAGGTCAGCCGTATCGAAATCTTAAATGCGGCCAAAACCCCACCCTTTTTGATAGAAGACGAAACCGACGGCGGAGATGAGCTGCGGATGCAATACCGCTACCTCGACCTGCGCCGCAATGCCGTCCGCCGCAACTTAGAGCTACGCCACCGCCTCAACATCGAAACCCGCAAGTACTTAGATGGCTTGGGCTTTATAGATGTAGAAACACCTGTACTCATCAAATCTACACCCGAAGGCGCTCGCGACTTTGTAGTGCCCTCTCGGATGAACCCCGGAGAGTTTTACGCACTGCCCCAGTCGCCTCAGACTTTCAAGCAGCTCCTGATGGTATCGGGCTTCGACCGCTACTACCAACTCGTAAAGTGCTTCCGCGATGAAGACCTTCGCGCCGACCGGCAACCTGAGTTTACCCAGATAGACTGTGAGATGGCTTTTGTAACACAGACCGATATTTTGCAGACTTTTGAAGGGCTGACCAAGCACCTCTTCCGTGTGGTAAAAGGCATTGACCTGCCCGACTTTGCCGTAATGCCTTACAGCGAAGCGATGGAATATTATGGCTCTGACAAGCCTGACACGCGCTTCGGGATGCGCTTTGTCAACCTAAATGCCCTTACCAAGGGCAAGGGCTTCCCAGTGTTTGAGCAGGCCGAGCTTGTGGTGGGGATTTGTGCCCAAGGAGCGGCAGAGTACACCCGCAAGCAGCTCGACGACCTGACCAAGTTTGTTCAGCGTCCTCAAATCGGTGCTAAAGGCCTCGTGTATGTCAAATACAACACCGATGGCAGCCTCAAATCGTCGGTAGATAAGTTTTATAACCCTGAAGACTTGCGCACTTGGGCAGAGGCCATGCAGGCTCAACCTGGCGACCTGATGCTCATCCTTGCAGGAGAGGACAAGGCCACCCGCAAACAACTCAATGAGTTGCGTCTCGAAATGGGCAGCCAACTAGGCCTGCGCCCCCGCGACCAGTACTCCGTACTCTGGGTAACGGACTTCCCACTACTCGATTGGGATGAGGAAACGCAACGCTGGCACGCCATGCACCACCCCTTCACCTCGCCCAAGGCCGAAGACCAAGCCCTGCTCGATACCGACCCCGGCGCAGTGCGCGCCAATGCGTATGACCTGGTCATCAATGGGGTAGAGGTAGGCGGTGGTTCTATCCGTATCTATCAGCGGGAGCTGCAAGAAAAAATGCTTGCCCTCCTTGGCTTTAGCCCCGAGGAGGCACGGGCGCAGTTTGGCTTCTTGATGGATGCTTTTGAGTATGGTGCGCCGCCACACGGGGGGATTGCCTTTGGCTTTGACCGCCTTTGTGCCTTGATGGGCGGGGTAGACTCTATCCGCGATTTTATCGCTTTCCCAAAAAATAACGCTGGGCGTGATGTGATGATTAACTCGCCCTCGCCTATAGCCCCTGAGCAACTCGACGAACTACACATAGGTCTTAAAAAAGGGTAAATGTTACCCACACTATAGCGGATGTTGGGTGTTTTTCCCCAACTAGATATTCCGAAACCCACGGCTAACACCGTGGGTTCTTTGTTCTAACGCCACTGACTGCGTCCCCACAGGGATTTGGCCACGAATGTGCGGATTGTGGTGGTATGCATACCTAATTCAACATATTATTCATTGTTGATAGAGCGCACCTTCGAAAGACCAAGTCTTATCTCATCCATTATGGGCTTGGCAACAACTCCTACTTGTTTTACAAACCTCTCCTGCGCAACCGACCGCACTTGAAAGCTATCCGCCGCCGAGACCTTTGTGAGTCCATTTTCTTGATTAGGCACTAGTTTTATCATCCAAGGGGCGATTTCATATCTATCCTTCCAATCGGTTATGGGCACAATAATTTTGAGCGGCAATCTCCCAAGTGCGTCGTCGTTCACTATGACAGCAGGTCTTATCTTTTTAATCTCGGCTCCTAGTGTTGGGTCAAGATTTATCAACCATATCTCACCTTGTTTCATAAAAGCTTTCAAAATCAAGACCGCTAAATGCAGTCAGCTCGGTGTCGTTGAGATAATCTCCATACAGTGCGTCTGCTGCTTTTTTCATCTCCTCTGCCTCCTCCTCTTTTCGCATTAAGTACATTGAGCGCTCAATCACATAAATTCGCTTTTTGAGAGGTAGTTTCTGAATTTCTTTGATGAGTTCCTGAGTTTCCATAGCAAATGATTTATTGTACGAAAATGATAGTCTCCCCTCTTTTTCAATACTACAAATCTCTCTCCAAAAAAACAAGGCTCTACCCCGCCGCGAGGCCTTGATATGATGCCTGATATTTGGCCCCGAATGTGTGGATTGTATTTTGCCACACCTGACTGCATCCCCACAAGTGCAGGCGGATACCTTCGTCTATTTCCATACCGTACAGCCAAGCCCGATGATCTGGTTGTCGGTTTGGAGCTGGTGCAATACGGTGGTATCTTCGGCTGTTGTGGTTTGGGTGTATGTGCTGACAATCTGTTGGTGAAGCAGCGCTTCAGCTTTGTAAAGCAGGTCAAGGGTTTGGAGTTGGCGATCGGTAAAGGTAGCAGCGATGGGGTTGAGCAACCAATGGGCAAAATAGGCGTTGTTGGCGTGTTGATTAGGGTCTAGTTGGTGCCAATGGACGGTGTATTGAGCGCTGTTTGGGGTTTCGGCAGCTTCGGACAGGGGGCGCAACTTGCGCATAAGCGGGGGTAGGGGCGCAAAAGGAGGCTCAAATACAAAGCGCATCACGGCTTCGGGTAGGGCAATCATCTTGCGGCTGTGGGTGTCCATCACGGCCCAGACACTGGTGGCCTCGGCCAAGAGCTGGCCGCTATGGGCTGCGGTAACCCTAAAATCTCTGTAAAAAAAGTATTTGTCTTGCCGGACAGGGTAGGTATCTACACATACGGCAGTCCCCATCAGGGGCATTTCGTGGAGTTGCATGTACATTCGAGAGAGCACCCAAGTAAGCCCCTGTTCCAGTAGGTGGTCTACAGCGATGCCCAAATGCCATACATGATTGGCGGCGGCCTCTTGGAGGTAGTTCATCAGGTGATAAGGACTTAGGCGGCGCGAGGGGTCGGTTTCGTAGCTACGCACCGTAAAGTGCTCTTGGTAATGGCGTGGGAGCAGGGTGGGGTCTGTCATGAATGGTAGGGGTGATTCATTGAACCAAAAAACAAGCCCAAGCTAAAGAAGATTCGTAGCAATTGCAATTTTATACCAAGATTCACTTGGTTTGAGGATTTACAGAGTTTTATTTTCTTGATAATTAAGAATTTTCTATTCCCCAAACAAGCCATTGGACACTTCCACACCAAATCCATTAATTTCTCTTTGGGCGTGTATGGTGGCGGTATTGAGCCAAGTCAAAAAAAGACATAACACAAGACTTAAAGTCAAGGTGTGGGAGTGTGTATACATCGTATGTTTTGATTTTAGGGGCAAATACGTTTTGGTTTGTAGATTTGTGCGCAGCTGTTGTGTGGGGGAGTTGTACTAAAGACCGTGGGACTTGATGAGTGCGCCCATATTGTCTACCAATCCCCTTACTTAGTTCATAAAACCAGAGACCACACTCTTGAACACTTTTGGTTTTTGTCGCTGCTACACTCATTTTGACCTCCGGCTTTGTGGCC contains:
- the aspS gene encoding aspartate--tRNA ligase, which codes for MLRTHTCGELRLTHIGQEVTLCGWVQRVRDKGRVLWADLRDRYGLTQLQAEEGISSPEIIAQMRSLGREFVIAATGTVIERISKNPDMPTGDIEIKVSRIEILNAAKTPPFLIEDETDGGDELRMQYRYLDLRRNAVRRNLELRHRLNIETRKYLDGLGFIDVETPVLIKSTPEGARDFVVPSRMNPGEFYALPQSPQTFKQLLMVSGFDRYYQLVKCFRDEDLRADRQPEFTQIDCEMAFVTQTDILQTFEGLTKHLFRVVKGIDLPDFAVMPYSEAMEYYGSDKPDTRFGMRFVNLNALTKGKGFPVFEQAELVVGICAQGAAEYTRKQLDDLTKFVQRPQIGAKGLVYVKYNTDGSLKSSVDKFYNPEDLRTWAEAMQAQPGDLMLILAGEDKATRKQLNELRLEMGSQLGLRPRDQYSVLWVTDFPLLDWDEETQRWHAMHHPFTSPKAEDQALLDTDPGAVRANAYDLVINGVEVGGGSIRIYQRELQEKMLALLGFSPEEARAQFGFLMDAFEYGAPPHGGIAFGFDRLCALMGGVDSIRDFIAFPKNNAGRDVMINSPSPIAPEQLDELHIGLKKG
- a CDS encoding type II toxin-antitoxin system PemK/MazF family toxin; translated protein: MKAFMKQGEIWLINLDPTLGAEIKKIRPAVIVNDDALGRLPLKIIVPITDWKDRYEIAPWMIKLVPNQENGLTKVSAADSFQVRSVAQERFVKQVGVVAKPIMDEIRLGLSKVRSINNE
- a CDS encoding acyl-[acyl-carrier-protein] thioesterase; translated protein: MTDPTLLPRHYQEHFTVRSYETDPSRRLSPYHLMNYLQEAAANHVWHLGIAVDHLLEQGLTWVLSRMYMQLHEMPLMGTAVCVDTYPVRQDKYFFYRDFRVTAAHSGQLLAEATSVWAVMDTHSRKMIALPEAVMRFVFEPPFAPLPPLMRKLRPLSEAAETPNSAQYTVHWHQLDPNQHANNAYFAHWLLNPIAATFTDRQLQTLDLLYKAEALLHQQIVSTYTQTTTAEDTTVLHQLQTDNQIIGLGCTVWK